actttttggtatttattattttgtaagtaattatatgttataaaaatgtgaaatatgTAGTAGATTTCAATGTGAACAATTCTGTATTTAGTTACTACAtaaaaggatattgagaaccATTAACATATTCACAGATCGTCACTTATTTAGCTAATCTTAAAAATTATCTCTTAACGTTAAAAATTCTTAggtgttaagtttcaggatagaATTTTGTTAACATATTCTCTCTCTGTTAGAAAAAATCAAAGACGTGTATGAAATCGGAAGCATAATATTGAAATATGGACATGTACCTCTTCATCCATCATCAGCATCTCAAGGCCGAGAAGGATGCCTCCTTTGGAATTATTGTGAGCTTTCCAGAAATAGATTAGCTTAAAAAGCAATTGGAAATCTCCAGGTCCTGATGAAACCTAACTGAAGAAAAGTGGAGAATGAACTTGGGTGGTGGTGACTGCCGATTGATTTGCCATATAGCTAGGAATGGTTTTGAGGATCTGAGCAATAGATTTTTGGCTTGAGGAGGCATCATTATGATTGAGTAAGAGGAGGGATGTGGAGAGTTAGACGCCGATTTGTCTGAAGGAGTAATTAAGTAGCTTTAATTCGTCATTATAGCCGTCGCATGCGTTATTCGAAAGAGATAAGAAGACAATGAGTTCTGGAAGGTCTTTTGTAGACGTCGTAACAAAATTAGGTTGGAGTAAGAAGATGGCAAAACAAATGGGTCATTAAAGCTAAATGGCCTATTACACAGCACAAATTTGTGGCCCAACAACTTAACATCCATGATGACATGGACAAATGATTGGTTGCTAATTTTTTCGCTGACGTGAACAGCTTAAGAGGGCTTCATATTCTCCTTTTAATAGTGTAAGATACACTTATGTAACTTTATCTCTCTTAGACTTAAATATTTTACCCGGACTTAAAAAATGAATTGAAAccgattttaaaataaaattcaggATCGGTTTGGATCCGGGACATGGCATATCTCAATTCGAGTCCGGTCTTATATCCGAAATCCAAAATATCTGGaatgttttgtgtatattatgtatacttaggtttttttttaaatatagtattATAGCCGAATAACTAATATCTATCATGTTAACTGCACGTtggacaaaaagaaaatatgttaaaaGAGTAACACATGTAATAAAATCAAGCTAgcatatttaactaaataaataaatccaGAACAACCAAAAGACTCGATTATGGAAGAAGCTTACAATAACAGTTTGCGTTTCACTCTAAATAAGATGAAAGTGTTATTAATTAAACCAAGtcaaatgacaaaaaaaaaatatatatatatacataccaaCCAAATAAAGTGACTATATTTTATCACccattaaaaatagttattatcaaatatatttgaaaCTTATTGATCTTCTCGTAATCAAAGCGGTAGGTTCAacagatttttatttagttgaaataatataaaatagaagtTAGTGACTAGTATTGCAAACcgcttaatatattttagtggGTCGTATATGTATATACTTTGTTTCTATATCATAGCTCTTATATATGATTGGGTGAGAAATACGTACAACTGATTCTGGTTTGGTATTTAGCCGTCAGATAATTGTTTCTGTAATGTAGTAATCTTGTTTAATAAACCGGTTTGGTATTTAGATTACAGTCGAATGATATTATGTGAATAGtgcaatataaataatttatgagGTGGTTATAAGGTAGTTCTTTTATAAAGGTTACAAGACATTGTTCATAAAacaaatctatcttattaaaaccaacttaatattatttaatatgtcGGTTGTTTACCCATATAAAATTGTTAACCAAAGTAAAACTCGTGAAAGTATTGtcctaatattaaaattaaaccaCATTTAATATGTACACAAATTGGTTCAATTTCAAAATGTCAAACCATCATGTTTGATCTCCTTCCCacgtaaatttttaaaattaaaccacATTTAATATGTTCACAAATTTgttcaatttcaaaatttcaaaccatCATGTTTGATCTCCTTCCCACGTAACTATGTACATACTTTTTTTATTCAGCGTAACAACCAAAAGAGAATAATAAGGTAAGTCTAATCAATAGGTGCAATAACTTGTTGTAAGTagataaaccaaaattaaacagcgtctatttgtttttgtttttagtttcaaatatatgaaaaagttGAAGTCAGACTTCTAATTGAGTGGTAACTGGATTCGAACTTCCTTTCGatgcctttttttttgttaaatggtTTTGATTCAACCATCtaagaaattttaataataacaatattCGAAGAATTACCGACACAAAGTTAACGTTATTGTCATTCCTGCTGCATGAATCTTTATGTATActcttttttatcttttcacCTAAAACTCAGATTCTGTAATAAGTaattacaagaaaacaacaagcTTTATGTCCACTAAATCTGCGTACCTACGTTGATATTTTTCCCTTAGTACATACTGACATATACATGACATTAGACGTCAAAAGGAATATGAACTAATTACGTCACAACCTACCCATGATCAACTTCGATTTAGGCTCTCACTGATTCAAACGTAGCGGTTACGGTTGCGGATGCAGGTGGTTGCAGTTTTTAGCgcttttaagagatttgtaagACTGGTTATGCATTTAGAAATTGGTTCGTTTACGGGATACTAATGACTAATTAACTAACAAATGaagcagcggttaaataataaattaacaatatttacattttatataattataagaatatcaaatatcataatattataataaatataaaaattatatttagaaatttatagttttaaatttttaaaaattatagaaaatatttttagttttaaattttattatattaattaaaatataatagatatattttagtatttttataattccaatttaaaatttttattgaatatgtttatatttgtatttatattgttttaaaaaaaagaaaaaaaaattatcctcccgcaaacgCTAGTTGGAACCagattttgaatttatgagatttaaAACGGTTTAAAatggtttagagcggtttgagtgattgttgaaAAACGCCGATAACCGCTACCAAACGCAAAAGCTGTGTTTACCGGGAAACCGTCCATACCCTTAAAcataaaccaaaaatttaataaattatttaatagcaTAAAGACACTTTAATGCATACTAATATTCCACatctttatttaaataataatttcccCCTTATTAGGGGCTGTATCCTCGAGTGATCCCACCACCATTATAAAATGATCTCATCGCCTGCTCTCTTATGCTAAGTTGTAACCACTTCACTTGTAATCATTCAACTTCTCTACTCTACTAGAgcaaaaacaaactaaaaagcTATCGTTATTATCTTCAATGGCGGAGAATAATGTAAATCTTTCGATTAATGGACAATCAAAAGTGCCTCCAGGTTTCAGATTCCATCCAACagaagaagaacttctccaTTACTATCTCCGCAAGAAAGTTCACTCTCAAAAGATCGATCTTGATGTCATTCGTGAAGTAGATCTCAACAAGCTTGAGCCTTGGGATATTCAAGGTTTTTCTAACAAATAAAACCTTTATATCAAAACCTCTTTTGATGCCTATCAAGTTTCATTTTTGAACCATTTTGGTTAGCAAATGCAGAGGAATGTAGAATCGGGTTGACGCCACAGAACGATTGGTACTTCTTCAGTCATAAGGATAAGAAATATCCAACCGGGACTAGAACAAACCGGGCAACAGTCGCTGGATTCTGGAAAGCTACTGGACGTGATAAGATCATCTATAGTTGTGTCCGGAGAATTGGATTGAGAAAGACGCTAGTGTTCTATAAAGGAAGAGCTCCTCATGGTGaaaaatctgaatggatcatGCATGAGTATCGCCTCGACGATACTCCAACAAGTAATGTAAGTGTAGCTATCATCAATAAGCATTGTAGGTTGTAAGAGGCAGATCAAGTTTAGAATTAGCTAGTACGCACTATATATTCGTTTCACtaagacaaaaatgaaaattaaaaacaatatttcatagAAGTTCCTAGATTAATAGGGGTTCTAGGCGGTTTAACAGAAATGTTCCGCAAAGGATATAATTAGAAACAAACTTTTATAGAATTTTTGTATGATTGCTTACTTTAACATTGTttcaaatttcattttaatttttaattacttCCTAACATTGAATTAAATCACACATGTATATATTGttagaattaaaaacaaatatatatatatatatatatatatatatatatatatattgttagaattaaaaacaaaaactgtcCTTTGAGTTTCTACAATGGAAAAATGGTTCCCAAAAGTTTTTTGCTTTGAGTTTATTCATCTCATGTACAAGTGTATATAACAGTGAGTTTGTTACAACAGAATTATCGATCTCCTTCCTATATTAAAGGGATTACAAAACTGATTGAGAATATTCAGGGCATATTCTTTCAATTAGGACATatgatgttttttctttttttgtcgcCCAATTAGGACatgatgtttttaattaaatataattataggCACGACATAGTCCTATGCCGTTGTTTCGCTATGTATTTTGCACCCAACTTCTTCAACAAGTCGCATTTACGACGTCAAAGTCTTCATGatcttctaatgcatttttaATTGATCGGTTTGTTCCATTAGCAGGGCTGTTCTGATGTTGTAACTGAAGACCCAATGAGTTACAACGAAGACGGTTGGGTGGTATGTCGAGTGTTCAGGAAGAAAAATTATCAAAAGATCGACGATTCTCCTAAAATCACTCTATTTTCTTCACCTGATGACACTGACGAAAACAGAAGGCCCACCACCTTTCACAACACTCTAAACGCAACTGTTTTGGACCACGTTCTTCTATGCATGGACCGTTCCGGTCCCAATATTTTCATGCCCGAGATCCAAACCAAAACTCAACATCAAGACGATCTTTTATTCATGCAACTACCAAGTCTTGAGACACCCAAATCTGAAAATCTAGTTGGCCAATGTTTAACGACCACTAACCAACTCGATGCCTCTTTGGTTGAAGAGAAGATAACCGGCAGACCGGGTTGCAGTAATTGGGCTAGTCTTGACCGGTTAGTGGCATGGCAATTGAACAATGGTCATCATACGTGTGATCGTACGAGTtttgacgaagaagaagatggtgatgCCATGATGCAGCGATGGGATCTTCACTGGAATAATGAAGATAATGTCGATATCTGGAGTAGCTTCGCAGAATCTTCTTCGTCTCCTTCGTCTTTAGACCCTCTTCTTCATTTATCTGTATGATTGTATATACACATAAACATACACACACAagataatttcgaaaatatatacTGTGTTacttaaatataataaacaaataaagtTTGTTTAGAATTGTCTCATGTACTAGATTTTGGAGTTTAGTAACATTTGTTTAAGgcaaaactataaatattacATGAGCATAAAGTTTACAAAATTGAATAATAAATGACGAAGAATCTTGATAAAGTATCATTGTCGTTTTTCGACGATAAGACATGTATAAATAAATGACGTGATATTTGGTTTGACTTGGATCACATTAAGTGTACCAAATCATCACAATGTAATAAGATTCTCGCTTCGCTATAATTAATTCAACTTTGGCACGACTgtgttatcttt
This region of Brassica napus cultivar Da-Ae chromosome C5, Da-Ae, whole genome shotgun sequence genomic DNA includes:
- the LOC125587642 gene encoding NAC domain-containing protein 12-like isoform X1 — encoded protein: MAENNVNLSINGQSKVPPGFRFHPTEEELLHYYLRKKVHSQKIDLDVIREVDLNKLEPWDIQANAEECRIGLTPQNDWYFFSHKDKKYPTGTRTNRATVAGFWKATGRDKIIYSCVRRIGLRKTLVFYKGRAPHGEKSEWIMHEYRLDDTPTSNQGCSDVVTEDPMSYNEDGWVVCRVFRKKNYQKIDDSPKITLFSSPDDTDENRRPTTFHNTLNATVLDHVLLCMDRSGPNIFMPEIQTKTQHQDDLLFMQLPSLETPKSENLVGQCLTTTNQLDASLVEEKITGRPGCSNWASLDRLVAWQLNNGHHTCDRTSFDEEEDGDAMMQRWDLHWNNEDNVDIWSSFAESSSSPSSLDPLLHLSV
- the LOC125587642 gene encoding NAC domain-containing protein 12-like isoform X3, which translates into the protein MAENNVNLSINGQSKVPPGFRFHPTEEELLHYYLRKKVHSQKIDLDVIREVDLNKLEPWDIQEECRIGLTPQNDWYFFSHKDKKYPTGTRTNRATVAGFWKATGRDKIIYSCVRRIGLRKTLVFYKGRAPHGEKSEWIMHEYRLDDTPTSNQGCSDVVTEDPMSYNEDGWVVCRVFRKKNYQKIDDSPKITLFSSPDDTDENRRPTTFHNTLNATVLDHVLLCMDRSGPNIFMPEIQTKTQHQDDLLFMQLPSLETPKSENLVGQCLTTTNQLDASLVEEKITGRPGCSNWASLDRLVAWQLNNGHHTCDRTSFDEEEDGDAMMQRWDLHWNNEDNVDIWSSFAESSSSPSSLDPLLHLSV
- the LOC125587642 gene encoding NAC domain-containing protein 12-like isoform X2, producing the protein MAENNVNLSINGQSKVPPGFRFHPTEEELLHYYLRKKVHSQKIDLDVIREVDLNKLEPWDIQANAEECRIGLTPQNDWYFFSHKDKKYPTGTRTNRATVAGFWKATGRDKIIYSCVRRIGLRKTLVFYKGRAPHGEKSEWIMHEYRLDDTPTSNGCSDVVTEDPMSYNEDGWVVCRVFRKKNYQKIDDSPKITLFSSPDDTDENRRPTTFHNTLNATVLDHVLLCMDRSGPNIFMPEIQTKTQHQDDLLFMQLPSLETPKSENLVGQCLTTTNQLDASLVEEKITGRPGCSNWASLDRLVAWQLNNGHHTCDRTSFDEEEDGDAMMQRWDLHWNNEDNVDIWSSFAESSSSPSSLDPLLHLSV
- the LOC125587642 gene encoding NAC domain-containing protein 12-like isoform X4 yields the protein MAENNVNLSINGQSKVPPGFRFHPTEEELLHYYLRKKVHSQKIDLDVIREVDLNKLEPWDIQEECRIGLTPQNDWYFFSHKDKKYPTGTRTNRATVAGFWKATGRDKIIYSCVRRIGLRKTLVFYKGRAPHGEKSEWIMHEYRLDDTPTSNGCSDVVTEDPMSYNEDGWVVCRVFRKKNYQKIDDSPKITLFSSPDDTDENRRPTTFHNTLNATVLDHVLLCMDRSGPNIFMPEIQTKTQHQDDLLFMQLPSLETPKSENLVGQCLTTTNQLDASLVEEKITGRPGCSNWASLDRLVAWQLNNGHHTCDRTSFDEEEDGDAMMQRWDLHWNNEDNVDIWSSFAESSSSPSSLDPLLHLSV